In Trichlorobacter lovleyi, the DNA window CAGCCAGCTGATTCTGGATATCTTTGCCGGGCGGGCCAAGAGCCGGGACGGCAAGGTGCAGGTGGAGCTGGCGCAACTCAAGTACCTTTTGCCCCGCCTGACCGGCCGGGGGGTGCAGATGTCGCGGCTGATGGGGGGGATCGGCGGACGCGGTCCGGGTGAGACCAAACTGGAGATCGACCGCCGCCGGATCCGGGACCGGATCACGGCACTGGAGCGGGAACTGGTGGAACTCTCCCGCGACCGGGAACAGCGCCGCAGCCGCCGGGTACGCTCAGGCGTGCCGATCATCTCGATCGTGGGCTACACCAACGCCGGCAAATCCACCCTGCTGAATGCCCTGACCCAGAGCGAGATCTTCACCGAAAACCTGCTGTTCGCCACCCTGGACACCTCAAGCCGCCGCCTGCGTCTGCCCCGCGAACGGGAGGTGATCATCACCGACACCGTCGGTTTCATCCGCTCCCTGCCGGCCTCCCTGATGGGGGCCTTCAAGGCCACCCTGGAAGAGCTGCAGGATGCCGACCTGCTGCTGCACCTGGTGGACGCCTCCAATCCCCGTTTTGAAGACCAGATCAGCCAGGTTCACACCATCCTGGGCGAACTGGGACTGGCGGAAAAACCGGAACTGGTGGTCTTCAACAAGACCGATCAACTGGAAGGCCTCAAACGCAAGGATACCATCGCCTTTTTGCGGATCGCCCAGGCCCGCCGCCGTCACGACGCCATCAGCATCAGCGCGGTTGACCGCAAGAGCCTTGCCCCGCTGTTGGAAGAGCTCAAGCAACGCTTCTGGCCCGAGGCAGATGACACCTTCCAGGATAGCCCTGCCCCACCACAGGACTAACCCCAATCAGCACTGTTCAGCAGTAACCTCCTACGGCCCAACCACCAGACCGTTTACCAGCAGGCTGCCCCCCTGGATGAGCAGTTGCCCCTTTACCACAAGCGTATCAACGATTGAGGCGCCGCTTGTAACGGTCAGACCATCATTCAGCGTGGTGGGGAAACCGCTTTTGCTCGCGTAGGCGGCGTTCCAGCCGCCGTTCAGGATAAATCCCTTATCCAGGGCAACAACGCCATCATAGGACGCCCCCAGCAGCAGCAACTCATCGCCCGAGACCGCTGCCCTGTCTGTATCGGCCAACGCCTCGGCAAGGGTCCCGTAGCTCTTGTTATTGTAGGTTTTGTTCACTGCCCGCGGGGCCTGGATCAGGGTTGCTGAAACGGTTTTATCCGTATTCATGGTGAGACTGCAGGCACCGCTGCCGCTGCAATCGCCCCCCCACGCACCAAAGGTGGTGATGGCGTTGAGTGTCGGGGTGAGGGTAACGGGGGTGTTGTAGGGATAGCTCGTCGTACAGGTGCCTGCGGAGCAGGAGATGCCGTCCGGGTTGGTGCCCTGGGGGTCACTGGTGATCATATCGCCACCGTTGCCCGATACGGAGACCGTCAGGGTATAGGTATAGTTTTCCATCATTGCTGGAATTTCCGTTGCTGACAGCGCCCGGTTGTACCACAGCAGTTCATCGAGCTGGCCGTAAAACGGCACCTCGCTTCCCTGACTGACCCTGCCGGGGTTATAGCCCAAATACAGTTTGCCGCTGCTATTCGCCACATTCCCGCTGGCGGCAAGGCTTGCGTCCAGCACACCATCAAGATAGATCTTCATGGCCGCACCGTCATAGCTAGCCACAACATGGGTCCAGACGCCGGTCTGCAGGGCAGTGGCCGATGTCACGCCAGAGCTGGCGGTTGTGCCATACAGAACATAGTGTACCTTGCCGTCAGCATCGATGGTGACTTGCTTGTCTTCTTTTCCATCCACCCACTGGTTCACCAGGTAAAACGACTTGCCGCTAGCCGGCTTCGCGGCAAGCTTGACCCAGAAGGCAACGGTATGGGCACCGGAAATATCCAATAACGATGAATGCGGTATCGAGATATTCTGCGCGGTACCGTCAAAGTTGAACGCCTGCCCGAGCTTACCGGGCGCAAATGCATTATTATTACACACGATACTCAGCACACCTTGTTTAACATGCCCCGAATACGGATCACCACAATTGGCGTTGCTGTAGGTAACACTGCAGCTGGATGAGCCGATCTCACAAGTACCGCAGTTCACCCAGTAGGGATCCGCCCCGAAAACCGACGTGAATGACGTTATGGTAGACCCTGCGCCGCACGATAAGCTTGCGGTTTGATTTTCCGCCACAGTCACCGACTGTGTGTTGATCTGGCCATCATTGCCGTTCAAGGTGTCATTGGCATTATTCTCCGCCCGCCACCAGGATACCAGTCCAAGCCCGTTGACATTGAGAATGGGATCATCGGCTGCTGCCGTGGTGACGTTAAATACGCCGGATACGGCGCCGATCGTGAGTGTTGCGGAGGTCTGGGTGGCGGCGGTGGTAGACGATGTCAGCCGTACCCTGACCTGACTGTTGACTGCCACGGTGCCTGAGGTGTTTGTCCAGCCCCCCCAGGTGGCACCGTTATCGGTTGAAACTGAATAGTCACCGCCAGTTATCGAGATCGCCGTGGAGGCGGTAATACCGGTCACGGTGACCGGGTTTGAGACAATTGCCGTATTCAGCGGCATGCCGGTTCTGGCGGTAAAACTAAAGGCATCAGGCACCCTATTGGCGAGCAGACTAACCTCACTTGCCGACAACGTCCGGTTGTACCACCCCACTTCATCAAGCTGGCCAGTGAAAGGCTCTTCGAAGCCCTCGCTTGCCCTTAGGGGGTTATAGCCCAAGCATAAGGGACCGGTACTGTCCCCAACATCCTGGCTGGCTGCAACGCTTGCATCAAGAACACCGTTCAGATAGATCTTCATGTCCGCGCCGTCATAGGTAGCTACAACATGGGTCCAGACATTGGTCTGCACGGCTGTCGCCGATGTCACCCCCGCACTGGCGCTTGTGCCATACAGAAAATAGTGCAGCTTGCCGTCCGAATCGATGGTTACCCGCTTATCTTCTTGCGCACTCGTCCACTTGTTGACGAGATAGAACAACTTGCCCGTGGCCGGGTACGCGGCTGGCTTGACCCAGAACGCAACTGAATGGTTACCGTAAATATCCAATGTTGTAGAACTCGGTATTGCGACATACTGGCCAGTACCGTCAAAACTGAATGCCTGCCCGAGCTTGCCGGACGCAAACATGCTGCCGCACATGATAGCCAGTTTGCCTTGCTTTGCCTGAAGCGGGTACGGATCACCGCAAGCGATGTTGTTGTAGTCGACACTGCAGCTGGATGAGCCAATCTCGCAACTGCCACAGTTTACCCAGTTTGGATCTGCCCCGTAAACCGAGGTGAATGATGTTATGGTAGACCCTGCGCTGCACAATGCGGTTGCGGTTTGATTCTCCGCAACAGTTGCCGTTATCGTGTTGCTGGTGATGCCGTTATTGCTGCCTGCACTGTCAGTGGCGTCGTTCTCCCCCTTCCACCAGGAAACGGTAGGATCAGGATTGTTGCCGCTCAGCAGGATGGACGTATCAGGATTCTTGGCGGCGTTGGTGGTGTATATCCGCAGGTTGGTGGATTTGCCGCCGAGCTTGGTGGGGGTGAAACTGACGGAGACAGTACAACTGGCACCAGGATCCAGTCCCGGCGTAGCACCGCAGGTGCCGTTGGTTCCGTCCCCCTTGTCCAGGGTAAACATGCCGGTATCCCCCCCATCCAGCAGGATGTTGAGGGCGACAGTTATTGCACCGTCGTTGCTGATAGTAAAGGTCTGGCTGGCAGAGCTCGTGTTGGGTGGGACAGTGCCAAAGTCCTTGCTGGTAAGAGCAGGGGCAATCTTCAGCCAACCGATATGCCCCTCTCTGGCCGGCCAAAAGTACTCTGTGGTCGTGCTCGGATTGAAAGGGCCGAGCACTGCCCCAGGGTATAACCTCACCACCATAAAGTTATCGGTCACCTGCGAGCTAGTCCAGTAAGTTGCATAATAATAATAATCTACAGCAAATGTCGCCTTGAGCTCGGCTTCGCTCACAGATTCAGACGACATAAAACTCAGTTCGGTCGCATTCGGTAGCCGCCAGTCACCGGCAACCGAACCATCCGTCAAACCG includes these proteins:
- the hflX gene encoding GTPase HflX, with the translated sequence MHELHGNLAGLKQSQIQAVERLYRRRIPADELCSAELAGRLLELSLELRRQIGLLVNRQGAIELILIGTEKGLLIPDLKNYPLGRKRLRGLRLIHTHLKSEPLTEDDLTDLKLLRLDLIAALSPLDGRRSIVHLAHLSADPGGISVLPAQLLEKAADYGSDFITTLERSLDKAVQSETPAQDGQERAILISVRAGGERREVDDSLAELQELARTAGVQVLDSFIQLPRKLNPRTLMGEGKLQEVVIRALQRGATLLIFDQELTPAQVRAISTMTELKVIDRSQLILDIFAGRAKSRDGKVQVELAQLKYLLPRLTGRGVQMSRLMGGIGGRGPGETKLEIDRRRIRDRITALERELVELSRDREQRRSRRVRSGVPIISIVGYTNAGKSTLLNALTQSEIFTENLLFATLDTSSRRLRLPREREVIITDTVGFIRSLPASLMGAFKATLEELQDADLLLHLVDASNPRFEDQISQVHTILGELGLAEKPELVVFNKTDQLEGLKRKDTIAFLRIAQARRRHDAISISAVDRKSLAPLLEELKQRFWPEADDTFQDSPAPPQD
- a CDS encoding LamG-like jellyroll fold domain-containing protein; protein product: MRRFSQFVMILLAALIFNSGTAWSSLARFVDMEDGTVLDRWVYVRWLKDTNCFYNKVNWYDAMLLTVKLASGQCGLTDGSVAGDWRLPNATELSFMSSESVSEAELKATFAVDYYYYATYWTSSQVTDNFMVVRLYPGAVLGPFNPSTTTEYFWPAREGHIGWLKIAPALTSKDFGTVPPNTSSASQTFTISNDGAITVALNILLDGGDTGMFTLDKGDGTNGTCGATPGLDPGASCTVSVSFTPTKLGGKSTNLRIYTTNAAKNPDTSILLSGNNPDPTVSWWKGENDATDSAGSNNGITSNTITATVAENQTATALCSAGSTITSFTSVYGADPNWVNCGSCEIGSSSCSVDYNNIACGDPYPLQAKQGKLAIMCGSMFASGKLGQAFSFDGTGQYVAIPSSTTLDIYGNHSVAFWVKPAAYPATGKLFYLVNKWTSAQEDKRVTIDSDGKLHYFLYGTSASAGVTSATAVQTNVWTHVVATYDGADMKIYLNGVLDASVAASQDVGDSTGPLCLGYNPLRASEGFEEPFTGQLDEVGWYNRTLSASEVSLLANRVPDAFSFTARTGMPLNTAIVSNPVTVTGITASTAISITGGDYSVSTDNGATWGGWTNTSGTVAVNSQVRVRLTSSTTAATQTSATLTIGAVSGVFNVTTAAADDPILNVNGLGLVSWWRAENNANDTLNGNDGQINTQSVTVAENQTASLSCGAGSTITSFTSVFGADPYWVNCGTCEIGSSSCSVTYSNANCGDPYSGHVKQGVLSIVCNNNAFAPGKLGQAFNFDGTAQNISIPHSSLLDISGAHTVAFWVKLAAKPASGKSFYLVNQWVDGKEDKQVTIDADGKVHYVLYGTTASSGVTSATALQTGVWTHVVASYDGAAMKIYLDGVLDASLAASGNVANSSGKLYLGYNPGRVSQGSEVPFYGQLDELLWYNRALSATEIPAMMENYTYTLTVSVSGNGGDMITSDPQGTNPDGISCSAGTCTTSYPYNTPVTLTPTLNAITTFGAWGGDCSGSGACSLTMNTDKTVSATLIQAPRAVNKTYNNKSYGTLAEALADTDRAAVSGDELLLLGASYDGVVALDKGFILNGGWNAAYASKSGFPTTLNDGLTVTSGASIVDTLVVKGQLLIQGGSLLVNGLVVGP